From a single Phragmites australis chromosome 7, lpPhrAust1.1, whole genome shotgun sequence genomic region:
- the LOC133925362 gene encoding predicted GPI-anchored protein 58 codes for MGSRQQAGCRDATGSINQAHRRGAAGSGAEAPGDKGKRHRSYVPQPSSSSSPSPPRQWPVAGSAKEGGRGGQSSGTESGMETRPPKDPTGGQRHPEEPRSAPAPRLSVPALEPSAPANQEPRAPPYPEPRAAAAPEQPTPFEPAPSIPRAEVVAARVAPEVIERLEAAIAAERSKVDRDRAALVEERGRLEEVGRLLEARIASARATPERSMRTVAEEQEALEEARDEVVAAQDKASRMERQATERDHASWRRAWKLLARE; via the exons ATGGGCAGCAGGCAGCAGGCCGGCTGTAGAGATGCTACAGGCAGCATCAATCAGGCCCACCGCAGGGGCGCCGCTGGCAGCGGAGCGGAGGCCCCTGGGGACAAGGGGAAACGCCACCGGTCGTACGTGCCCCAGCcgtcatcctcgtcgtcgccgtcgcctccacgacAATGGCCAGTGGCGGGCAGCGCGAAGGAGGGTGGCCGGGGTGGCCAATCATCGGGCACGGAGTCCGGAATGGAAACCAG gccgcccaaggaccccACCGGAGGCCAGAGGCATCCAGAGGAGCCGAGGTCGGCTCCCGCTCCCAGGCTGAGCGTGCCTGCCCTAGAGCCGAGCGCACCGGCAAACCAGGAGCCACGGGCGCCGCCCTAtcctgagccgagggcagcggccgcTCCCGAGCAACCAACGCCGTTCGAGCCCGCCCCAAGCATTCCGAGGGCGGAGGTGGTCGCGGCGAGGGTGGCACCG GAGGTTATCGAGCGGCTTGAAGCGGCCATAGCGGCGGAGCGATCCAAGGTCGACAGGGACCGCGCTGCCCTCGTTGAAGAGAGGGGGCGGTTGGAAGAGGTCGGCAGGCTCCTGGAGGCCCGtatcgcctcggcccgcgcaaCCCCTGAGAGGTCAATGCGCACGGTGGCCGAGGAGCAGGAGGCTTTGGAGGAGGCGCGCGATGAGGTTGTCGCCGCGCAAGACAAGGCCAGCCGCATGGAGCGGCAGGCGACCGAGCGCGACCATGCCTCGTGGAGGCGGGCCTGGAAGTTGCTCGCTCGGGAGTAG
- the LOC133923911 gene encoding probable protein phosphatase 2C 37 → MVMASAGVNMPGGDGNPVAVSPATPECRLRRRRRLAPPRMATVTAGPNEDPNAGLSKEKRIRPASLSSSSSSQGSLERVHEEEEEEGEPRSLAPAEAPVAGLAPLPEAQPAAQVWPVAFGSMALYGRMREMEDTVSQHPSFCTWADGSPMHYFAVFDGHGGSLVSVLCQERMHVILAEELTREAAALVHRRQLRQQQAAAGAGTSAAAGGSGRAWVEQEEEEEEHAWRAALSRSFRRVDELAALACACGRVSRLRCRCPLAGRPSGIVGSTAVVAVLVGSRLIVANCGDSRAVLCRGPAGSPPVPLSDDHKPDRPDEKARIEALGGQVIYINGPRVRGILAMSRALGDRFLRPEVICEPEITITQRTVEDECLILASDGMWDVITNETACSVARQCLEDGGAGRAAAAADLEDGGAGAAAAVGPYPEPLCNNAAGLLAMLAIGRGSLDNVSVVVIDLQRRG, encoded by the exons ATGGTGATGGCTAGCGCCGGCGTGAACATGCCCGGCGGCGACGGGAACCCAGTCGCTGTGTCTCCCGCCACCCCGGAATGCCGGCTGCGCAggcgccgccgcctcgcgccCCCGCGCATGGCCACGGTCACCGCGGGGCCCAACGAGGACCCCAACGCTGGCCTAAGCAAGGAGAAGAGGATCCGCCCGGCCTCCctgtcatcttcatcatcgtcgCAGGGCTCGCTGGAGAGGGTacatgaggaggaagaggaggagggggaacCGCGGTCGCTCGCGCCGGCTGAGGCACCGGTGGCGGGGCTGGCTCCGCTGCCTGAGGCGCAGCCGGCGGCGCAGGTGTGGCCGGTGGCGTTCGGGTCGATGGCGCTGTACGGGCGGATGCGGGAGATGGAGGACACCGTCTCGCAGCACCCGTCCTTCTGCACCTGGGCCGACGGCTCGCCCATGCACTACTTTGCCGTCTTCGACGGCCACGGCGGATCCCTT GTGTCAGTGCTGTGCCAGGAGCGGATGCACGTGATCCTGGCCGAGGAGCTCACGAGGGAGGCTGCGGCCTTGGTACACCGCCGGCAGCTGCGGCAGCAGCAGGCAGCGGCGGGAGCTGGGACGAGTGCCGCCGCCGGCGGGAGCGGCCGCGCCTGGgtggagcaagaggaggaggaggaggagcacgcgTGGCGCGCGGCGCTGTCGCGCAGCTTCCGCCGCGTGGACGAGCTGGCGGCCCTGGCGTGCGCGTGCGGGCGCGTGTCGCGCCTGCGGTGCCGGTGCCcgctggccggccggccgtcCGGCATCGTGGGCTCCACCGCCGTGGTCGCGGTCCTCGTCGGCAGCCGCCTCATCGTGGCCAACTGTGGCGACTCCCGCGCCGTGCTCTGCCGCGGCCCCGCCGGCTCCCCGCCCGTCCCCCTCTCCGACGACCACAAG CCGGATCGGCCGGACGAGAAGGCACGGATCGAGGCGTTGGGCGGTCAGGTGATCTACATCAACGGGCCGCGCGTGCGAGGGATCCTCGCCATGTCGCGGGCACTAG GGGACAGGTTCCTAAGGCCTGAAGTGATCTGTGAGCCAGAGATCACCATAACCCAAAGGACAGTGGAGGACGAGTGCCTGATCCTCGCCAGCGACGGGATGTGGGACGTGATCACGAACGAGACCGCCTGCTCCGTCGCCCGCCAATGCCTGGAAGATGGCGGCGCGGgtagagcagcagcagcagcagaccTGGAAGACGGTGGCGCGGGTGCGGCAGCGGCAGTAGGCCCGTATCCAGAGCCTCTCTGCAACAACGCCGCCGGGCTCCTCGCCATGCTCGCGATTGGCAGGGGGAGCTTGGATAACGTTAGCGTCGTCGTCATCGATCTGCAGCGCAGGGGGTAG